A genomic segment from Vicugna pacos chromosome 17, VicPac4, whole genome shotgun sequence encodes:
- the COPG1 gene encoding coatomer subunit gamma-1 isoform X1 produces the protein MLKKFDKKDEESGGGSNPFQHLEKSAVLQEARVFNETPINPRKCAHILTKILYLINQGEHLGTTEATEAFFAMTKLFQSNDPTLRRMCYLTIKEMSCIAEDVIIVTSSLTKDMTGKEDNYRGPAVRALCQITDSTMLQAIERYMKQAIVDKVPSVSSSALVSSLHLLKCSFDVVKRWVNEAQEAASSDNIMVQYHALGLLYHVRKNDRLAVSKMISKFTRHGLKSPFAYCMMIRVASRQLEEEDGSRDSPLFDFIESCLRNKHEMVVYEAASAIVNLPGCSAKELAPAVSVLQLFCSSPKAALRYAAVRTLNKVAMKHPSAVTACNLDLENLVTDSNRSIATLAITTLLKTGSEGSIDRLMKQISSFMSEISDEFKVVVVQAISALCQKYPRKHAVLMNFLFSMLREEGGFEYKRAIVDCIISIIEENSESKETGLSHLCEFIEDCEFTVLATRILHLLGQEGPKTNNPSKYIRFIYNRVVLEHEEVRAGAVSALAKFGAQNEEMLPSILVLLKRCVMDDDNEVRDRATFYLNVLEQKQKALNAGYILNGLTVSIPGLERALQQYTLEPSEKPFDLKSVPLATAPTAEPRAESTPITAAKQPEKVAATRQEIFQEQLAAVPEFQGLGPLFKSSPEPVALTESETEYVVRCTKHTFTEHMVFQFDCTNTLNDQTLENVTVQMEPTEACEVLCYVPARSLPYNQPGTCYTLVALPKEDPTAVACTFSCMMKFTVKDCDPTTGETDEEGYEDEYVLEDLEVTIADHIQKVMKVNFEAAWDEVGDEFEKEETFTLSTIKTLEEAVGNIVKFLGMHPCERSDKVPDNKNTHTLLLAGVFRGGHDILVRSRLLLLDTVTMQVTARSSEELPVDIVLASVG, from the exons ATGCTGAAGAAATTCGACAAGAAGGACGAGGAGTCGG GTGGAGGCTCCAACCCATTCCAGCACCTTGAGAAGAGTGCAGTCCTCCAGGAG GCACGTGTGTTTAACGAAACTCCCATCAACCCTCGGAAATGTGCTCACATCCTCACCAAGATCCTTTACCTCATAAACCAG GGGGAGCACCTGGGGACCACTGAAGCAACCGAGGCCTTCTTTGCCATGACCAAACTCTTTCAGTCGAACGAC CCCACCCTCCGTCGGATGTGCTACTTGACCATCAAGGAGATGTCCTGCATCGCAGAAGATGTCATCATCGTCACCAGCAG CCTGACGAAGGACATGACCGGGAAGGAAGACAACTACCGGGGCCCGGCCGTGCGCGCCCTCTGCCAGATCACTGAC AGCACCATGCTGCAGGCCATTGAGCGCTACATGAAGCAGGCCATCGTGGACAAGGTGCCCAGCGTCTCCAGCTCTGCCCTGGTGTCTTCCCTG CACCTGCTGAAGTGCAGCTTTGACGTGGTCAAGCGCTGGGTGAATGAGGCCCAGGAGGCGGCATCCAGCGACAACATCATGGTCCAG TACCACGCGCTGGGGCTCCTGTACCACGTGCGGAAGAACGACCGCCTGGCCGTCAGCAAGATGATCAGCAAGTTCACGCGGCATGGCCTCAAGTCCCCCTTCGCCTACTGCATGATGATCCGCGTGGCCAGCcggcagctggaggaggaggatggcag CCGTGACAGCCCGCTCTTTGACTTCATCGAGAGCTGCCTGCGCAACAAGCACGAGATGGTGGTGTACGAAGCCGCCTCGGCCATCGTCAACCTGCCAGGCTGCAGCGCCAAGGAGCTGGCCCCGGCCGTGTCAG TGCTCCAGCTGTTCTGCAGCTCTCCCAAGGCCGCGCTCCGTTACGCCGCTGTCCGCACCCTCAACAAG GTTGCCATGAAGCATCCGTCAGCAGTGACAGCCTGTAACCTGGACCTGGAGAACCTGGTTACGGACTCGAACCGCAGCATCGCCACGCTGGCCATCACCACGCTCCTCAAGACGGGCAGCGAGGGCAGCATCGACCGCCTCATGAAGCAGATCTCCTCCTTCATGTCCGAGATCTCGGATGAGTTCAAG GTGGTGGTCGTCCAGGCCATCAGTGCTCTGTGTCAGAAGTACCCTCGCAAACACGCCGTCCTGATGAACTTCCTGTTCTCCATGCTGCGTGAAGAG GGCGGCTTCGAGTACAAGCGGGCCATCGTGGACTGCATCATCAGCATCATTGAGGAGAACTCGGAGAGCAAGGAGACCGGGCTGTCGCACCTGTGCGAGTTCATCGAGGACTGCGAGTTCACGGTGCTGGCCACGCGCATCTTGCACCTCCTGGGCCAGGAGGGGCCCAAGACCAACAACCCGTCCAAGTACATCCGCTTCATCTACAACCGGGTGGTCTTGGAGCACGAGGAGGTCCGGGCAG GCGCTGTGAGTGCTCTGGCCAAGTTCGGGGCGCAGAATGAGGAGATGTTACCCAGTATCCTGGTGCTGCTGAAGCG GTGCGTGATGGACGATGACAATGAGGTGAGGGACCGAGCCACCTTCTATCTCAACGTCCTGGAGCAGAAGCAGAAGGCCCTTAACGCAGGCTACATCCTGAACG GTCTGACCGTGTCCATCCCTGGTCTGGAGAGGGCGCTGCAGCAGTACACTCTGGAACCATCAGAAAAGCCTTTCGACCTTAAGTCTGTGCCCCTGGCCACCGCGCCCACTGCAGAGCCAAGAGCAG AAAGCACCCCCATCACCGCAGCCAAGCAGCCTGAGAAGGTGGCAGCCACCCGGCAGGAGATCTTCCAGG AGCAATTGGCGGCAGTGCCTGAGTTCCAGGGGCTGGGGCCCCTCTTCAAGTCCTCGCCTGAGCCCGTGGCCCTCACTGAGTCAGAGACCGAGTATGTCGTCCGCTGCACCAAACACACCTTCACTGAGCACATGGTGTTCCAG TTTGACTGCACGAACACACTCAACGACCAGACCCTGGAGAACGTCACGGTGCAGATGGAACCCACTGAGGCCTGCGAGGTGCTGTGCTACGTGCCCGCCCGGAGCCTACCCTACAACCAGCCCGGGACCTGCTACACGCTGGTGGCCCTGCCCAAGGAGGACCCCACCGCCG TGGCCTGCACGTTCAGCTGCATGATGAAGTTCACTGTCAAGGACTGCGACCCCACCACTGGGGAGACCGACGAGGAAGGCTATGAGGACGAGTATGTG CTGGAAGATCTGGAAGTCACGATAGCTGATCACATCCAAAAGGTCATGAAGGTGAACTTTGAAGCTGCCTGGGATGAGGTGGGGGACGAGTTCGAGAAGGAGGAAACATTCACcttgtccaccatcaagacactTGAAG AGGCTGTGGGCAATATTGTGAAGTTCTTAGGAATGCACCCTTGTGAGAGGTCAGACAAAGTGCCGGATAACAAGAACACCCACACGCTGCTCCTGGCTG GCGTGTTCCGGGGTGGTCATGACATCCTGGTGCGCTCCCGGTTGCTGCTTTTGGACACGGTGACAATGCAGGTGACAGCCAGAAGTTCAGAGGAGCTGCCAGTAGACATCGTCTTGGCATCTGTGGGCTAA
- the COPG1 gene encoding coatomer subunit gamma-1 isoform X2, translating to MTKLFQSNDPTLRRMCYLTIKEMSCIAEDVIIVTSSLTKDMTGKEDNYRGPAVRALCQITDSTMLQAIERYMKQAIVDKVPSVSSSALVSSLHLLKCSFDVVKRWVNEAQEAASSDNIMVQYHALGLLYHVRKNDRLAVSKMISKFTRHGLKSPFAYCMMIRVASRQLEEEDGSRDSPLFDFIESCLRNKHEMVVYEAASAIVNLPGCSAKELAPAVSVLQLFCSSPKAALRYAAVRTLNKVAMKHPSAVTACNLDLENLVTDSNRSIATLAITTLLKTGSEGSIDRLMKQISSFMSEISDEFKVVVVQAISALCQKYPRKHAVLMNFLFSMLREEGGFEYKRAIVDCIISIIEENSESKETGLSHLCEFIEDCEFTVLATRILHLLGQEGPKTNNPSKYIRFIYNRVVLEHEEVRAGAVSALAKFGAQNEEMLPSILVLLKRCVMDDDNEVRDRATFYLNVLEQKQKALNAGYILNGLTVSIPGLERALQQYTLEPSEKPFDLKSVPLATAPTAEPRAESTPITAAKQPEKVAATRQEIFQEQLAAVPEFQGLGPLFKSSPEPVALTESETEYVVRCTKHTFTEHMVFQFDCTNTLNDQTLENVTVQMEPTEACEVLCYVPARSLPYNQPGTCYTLVALPKEDPTAVACTFSCMMKFTVKDCDPTTGETDEEGYEDEYVLEDLEVTIADHIQKVMKVNFEAAWDEVGDEFEKEETFTLSTIKTLEEAVGNIVKFLGMHPCERSDKVPDNKNTHTLLLAGVFRGGHDILVRSRLLLLDTVTMQVTARSSEELPVDIVLASVG from the exons ATGACCAAACTCTTTCAGTCGAACGAC CCCACCCTCCGTCGGATGTGCTACTTGACCATCAAGGAGATGTCCTGCATCGCAGAAGATGTCATCATCGTCACCAGCAG CCTGACGAAGGACATGACCGGGAAGGAAGACAACTACCGGGGCCCGGCCGTGCGCGCCCTCTGCCAGATCACTGAC AGCACCATGCTGCAGGCCATTGAGCGCTACATGAAGCAGGCCATCGTGGACAAGGTGCCCAGCGTCTCCAGCTCTGCCCTGGTGTCTTCCCTG CACCTGCTGAAGTGCAGCTTTGACGTGGTCAAGCGCTGGGTGAATGAGGCCCAGGAGGCGGCATCCAGCGACAACATCATGGTCCAG TACCACGCGCTGGGGCTCCTGTACCACGTGCGGAAGAACGACCGCCTGGCCGTCAGCAAGATGATCAGCAAGTTCACGCGGCATGGCCTCAAGTCCCCCTTCGCCTACTGCATGATGATCCGCGTGGCCAGCcggcagctggaggaggaggatggcag CCGTGACAGCCCGCTCTTTGACTTCATCGAGAGCTGCCTGCGCAACAAGCACGAGATGGTGGTGTACGAAGCCGCCTCGGCCATCGTCAACCTGCCAGGCTGCAGCGCCAAGGAGCTGGCCCCGGCCGTGTCAG TGCTCCAGCTGTTCTGCAGCTCTCCCAAGGCCGCGCTCCGTTACGCCGCTGTCCGCACCCTCAACAAG GTTGCCATGAAGCATCCGTCAGCAGTGACAGCCTGTAACCTGGACCTGGAGAACCTGGTTACGGACTCGAACCGCAGCATCGCCACGCTGGCCATCACCACGCTCCTCAAGACGGGCAGCGAGGGCAGCATCGACCGCCTCATGAAGCAGATCTCCTCCTTCATGTCCGAGATCTCGGATGAGTTCAAG GTGGTGGTCGTCCAGGCCATCAGTGCTCTGTGTCAGAAGTACCCTCGCAAACACGCCGTCCTGATGAACTTCCTGTTCTCCATGCTGCGTGAAGAG GGCGGCTTCGAGTACAAGCGGGCCATCGTGGACTGCATCATCAGCATCATTGAGGAGAACTCGGAGAGCAAGGAGACCGGGCTGTCGCACCTGTGCGAGTTCATCGAGGACTGCGAGTTCACGGTGCTGGCCACGCGCATCTTGCACCTCCTGGGCCAGGAGGGGCCCAAGACCAACAACCCGTCCAAGTACATCCGCTTCATCTACAACCGGGTGGTCTTGGAGCACGAGGAGGTCCGGGCAG GCGCTGTGAGTGCTCTGGCCAAGTTCGGGGCGCAGAATGAGGAGATGTTACCCAGTATCCTGGTGCTGCTGAAGCG GTGCGTGATGGACGATGACAATGAGGTGAGGGACCGAGCCACCTTCTATCTCAACGTCCTGGAGCAGAAGCAGAAGGCCCTTAACGCAGGCTACATCCTGAACG GTCTGACCGTGTCCATCCCTGGTCTGGAGAGGGCGCTGCAGCAGTACACTCTGGAACCATCAGAAAAGCCTTTCGACCTTAAGTCTGTGCCCCTGGCCACCGCGCCCACTGCAGAGCCAAGAGCAG AAAGCACCCCCATCACCGCAGCCAAGCAGCCTGAGAAGGTGGCAGCCACCCGGCAGGAGATCTTCCAGG AGCAATTGGCGGCAGTGCCTGAGTTCCAGGGGCTGGGGCCCCTCTTCAAGTCCTCGCCTGAGCCCGTGGCCCTCACTGAGTCAGAGACCGAGTATGTCGTCCGCTGCACCAAACACACCTTCACTGAGCACATGGTGTTCCAG TTTGACTGCACGAACACACTCAACGACCAGACCCTGGAGAACGTCACGGTGCAGATGGAACCCACTGAGGCCTGCGAGGTGCTGTGCTACGTGCCCGCCCGGAGCCTACCCTACAACCAGCCCGGGACCTGCTACACGCTGGTGGCCCTGCCCAAGGAGGACCCCACCGCCG TGGCCTGCACGTTCAGCTGCATGATGAAGTTCACTGTCAAGGACTGCGACCCCACCACTGGGGAGACCGACGAGGAAGGCTATGAGGACGAGTATGTG CTGGAAGATCTGGAAGTCACGATAGCTGATCACATCCAAAAGGTCATGAAGGTGAACTTTGAAGCTGCCTGGGATGAGGTGGGGGACGAGTTCGAGAAGGAGGAAACATTCACcttgtccaccatcaagacactTGAAG AGGCTGTGGGCAATATTGTGAAGTTCTTAGGAATGCACCCTTGTGAGAGGTCAGACAAAGTGCCGGATAACAAGAACACCCACACGCTGCTCCTGGCTG GCGTGTTCCGGGGTGGTCATGACATCCTGGTGCGCTCCCGGTTGCTGCTTTTGGACACGGTGACAATGCAGGTGACAGCCAGAAGTTCAGAGGAGCTGCCAGTAGACATCGTCTTGGCATCTGTGGGCTAA